Proteins from a genomic interval of Planctomycetota bacterium:
- a CDS encoding DUF1553 domain-containing protein: HWAFVPPRRPPVPEVKEPAWCRNEIDRFILARLEREGLRPSPEADREALLRRVTIDLTGLPPSLEEMARFAADTAPDAYERLVDRLLESPAYGERWAKVWLDLARYADTQGYAEDRPRVIWPYRDWVIRAFNENMPFDRFTIEQIAGDLLPGADERVLPATAFHRNTLTNTEGGTDDEEFRNAAVVDRVNTTMQVWMGLTMACAQCHDHKYDPLSQEEYFRLFAFFNQTEDSDKPDDRPFLEIWTDDQKRRKKELAEELARVTAELERATPELDAARARWEEELSRPVSWTPLRPQALEASAGSSLVLLEDGSVRAEGAVAAGGESYVLRVPAGPGKLAAIRLEAIPDPALPKSGPGRGADGRFLLSGVSVTLKPARPAASPARFVRLELPGRRRFLHVAEVEVYSGGKNVALKGKAAQSSTAYDGHARLAVDGNTNGDYFGAHSTTHTDLQDDPWWEVDLGKAFPIERVVVWNRTDGGPGILERLKGFRIALLDAERRPVVAQVPSAVPNPKHEWTPDGSRGLALAGGASDQDGAETSAAFLTKNPDPARRGWSAPPGAGASAVLGLERAVELEAGATLEIRLEHPAGRAPLGRFRLWATGDVEAAAWAALPAGVRAALARPAAERTPDQAALLAAYHRSIAPERAPLRERAAALRKEAEEMKPAGTVPVMRELPPAQRRKTYIQVRGNFLVRGAEVSEGVPAALHPFPAGAPKNRLGLALWLVHPENPLAARVLVNRYWEQIFGIGLVATSEDWGVRGEMPSHPELLDWLATEVVRLGWDLKRLVRLLVTSATYRQSSRVTPELWARDPSNRLLARGPRVRLSAETVRDQALFVAGLLSRRLYGPSVYPPQPKLGLTAAFSSSVDWEPSKGEDRYRRGLYTFWRRSIPYPSMATFDAPDRNVCTVRRLPTNTPLQALVTMNDPVYVEASQALARRIVAEGGAGPRERAAYGIRRCLARAARPGEIDRLVALYEEARARYAADPARARAMATDPIGPAPEKTDVVELAAWTVVSNVLLNLDEMFLKR; the protein is encoded by the coding sequence GCACTGGGCGTTCGTGCCGCCGCGGCGTCCGCCGGTGCCGGAGGTGAAGGAGCCGGCGTGGTGCCGCAACGAGATCGACCGGTTCATCCTGGCGCGCCTGGAGCGGGAGGGGCTGCGGCCTTCGCCCGAAGCCGACCGCGAGGCGCTCCTGCGCCGCGTGACGATCGACCTGACGGGATTGCCCCCGTCGCTCGAGGAGATGGCGCGCTTCGCCGCCGACACGGCTCCGGACGCCTACGAGCGGCTCGTGGACCGCCTTCTGGAATCTCCGGCCTACGGGGAGCGGTGGGCGAAGGTGTGGCTCGATCTGGCGCGCTATGCGGACACGCAGGGCTACGCGGAGGACCGTCCCCGCGTCATCTGGCCCTATCGCGACTGGGTCATCCGCGCCTTCAACGAGAACATGCCCTTCGACCGCTTCACGATCGAGCAGATCGCCGGAGACCTTCTCCCGGGCGCCGACGAGCGGGTGCTGCCGGCCACGGCCTTCCACCGCAACACCCTCACCAACACCGAAGGCGGCACCGACGACGAGGAGTTCCGCAACGCCGCCGTCGTGGACCGGGTGAACACCACGATGCAGGTCTGGATGGGCCTGACCATGGCCTGCGCCCAGTGCCACGACCACAAGTACGACCCGCTCTCGCAGGAGGAGTACTTCCGGCTCTTCGCCTTCTTCAATCAGACCGAGGACAGCGACAAGCCCGACGACCGCCCGTTCCTGGAGATCTGGACGGACGACCAGAAGCGCCGCAAGAAGGAGCTGGCCGAGGAGCTCGCCCGCGTAACGGCGGAGCTGGAGCGGGCGACCCCCGAGCTCGACGCGGCGCGCGCCCGCTGGGAGGAGGAGCTGTCCCGGCCGGTCTCCTGGACGCCGCTGCGGCCCCAGGCGCTGGAGGCGTCCGCGGGATCGTCGCTGGTCCTCCTCGAGGACGGCTCGGTGCGCGCGGAGGGCGCCGTTGCCGCGGGGGGCGAGAGCTACGTGCTGCGCGTTCCGGCCGGGCCCGGCAAGCTCGCGGCGATCCGGCTCGAGGCGATTCCGGATCCCGCGCTTCCGAAGTCCGGCCCCGGCCGAGGCGCGGACGGGCGCTTTCTCCTTTCGGGCGTCTCCGTGACGCTCAAGCCCGCCCGCCCCGCCGCTTCGCCGGCCCGCTTCGTCCGCCTGGAGCTGCCCGGCCGGCGGCGGTTCCTGCACGTGGCCGAGGTCGAGGTCTACAGCGGCGGCAAGAACGTCGCCCTCAAGGGCAAGGCCGCGCAGAGCAGCACCGCCTACGACGGCCACGCCCGGCTCGCCGTGGATGGGAACACGAACGGCGACTACTTCGGCGCGCACTCGACCACGCACACGGACCTGCAGGACGATCCGTGGTGGGAAGTCGATCTCGGCAAGGCCTTCCCCATCGAGCGCGTGGTCGTCTGGAACCGCACGGACGGCGGCCCGGGGATCCTGGAGCGCCTCAAGGGTTTCCGGATCGCGCTTCTGGACGCGGAGCGCCGGCCGGTCGTCGCGCAGGTTCCGTCCGCCGTCCCGAATCCGAAGCACGAGTGGACGCCGGACGGATCCCGGGGGCTGGCGCTGGCGGGCGGCGCGTCGGACCAGGACGGAGCGGAGACGTCGGCGGCGTTTCTGACGAAGAATCCGGACCCGGCGCGGCGCGGCTGGTCGGCGCCGCCGGGGGCCGGGGCGTCGGCCGTCCTGGGACTGGAGCGCGCGGTGGAGCTCGAGGCGGGCGCGACGCTCGAGATTCGCCTGGAGCATCCGGCGGGGCGGGCTCCGTTGGGGCGCTTCCGCCTGTGGGCCACGGGCGACGTTGAGGCGGCCGCGTGGGCGGCGCTTCCGGCCGGGGTCCGGGCGGCGCTGGCGCGTCCCGCGGCCGAGCGCACGCCGGATCAGGCGGCGCTCCTGGCGGCCTATCACCGCTCGATCGCCCCCGAGCGCGCGCCCCTGCGGGAGCGCGCGGCGGCTCTGCGCAAGGAGGCGGAGGAGATGAAGCCCGCGGGGACCGTCCCCGTCATGCGCGAGCTTCCGCCCGCCCAGAGGCGCAAGACGTACATCCAGGTGCGCGGCAACTTCCTCGTCCGCGGCGCGGAAGTTTCCGAAGGGGTCCCGGCGGCGCTTCATCCTTTCCCGGCCGGCGCGCCGAAGAACCGCCTGGGTCTGGCGCTCTGGCTGGTTCATCCGGAGAATCCTCTCGCCGCGCGCGTCCTCGTCAACCGGTACTGGGAGCAGATCTTCGGGATCGGCCTGGTGGCGACGAGCGAGGACTGGGGCGTCCGGGGCGAGATGCCGTCCCATCCGGAGCTTCTGGACTGGCTGGCGACGGAGGTGGTCCGGCTGGGCTGGGACCTCAAGAGACTGGTGCGGCTTCTGGTGACGTCGGCGACCTACCGGCAGTCCTCGCGGGTGACGCCGGAGCTCTGGGCGCGCGATCCGTCCAACCGGCTGCTGGCGCGCGGCCCGCGGGTGCGGCTGTCGGCCGAGACGGTGCGGGACCAGGCGCTTTTCGTGGCGGGGCTTTTGAGCCGGCGCCTCTACGGGCCGTCGGTCTATCCGCCGCAGCCGAAGCTGGGCCTGACGGCGGCGTTCTCCTCGTCGGTGGACTGGGAGCCCTCGAAGGGCGAGGACCGGTATCGGAGGGGGCTGTACACCTTCTGGCGCCGGTCGATCCCGTATCCCTCGATGGCGACGTTCGACGCGCCGGACCGCAACGTCTGCACGGTCCGGCGCCTTCCGACGAACACGCCGCTTCAGGCGCTGGTGACGATGAACGATCCGGTGTACGTCGAGGCGTCGCAGGCCCTGGCCCGGCGGATCGTGGCGGAGGGCGGCGCGGGTCCGCGCGAGCGGGCGGCCTACGGGATCCGGCGGTGCCTGGCGCGGGCGGCGCGGCCGGGGGAGATCGACCGGCTGGTCGCGCTTTACGAGGAGGCCCGGGCGCGCTACGCGGCGGACCCGGCGAGGGCCCGCGCGATGGCGACCGATCCGATCGGCCCGGCGCCGGAGAAAACGGACGTCGTGGAGCTGGCGGCCTGGACGGTGGTGTCGAACGTGCTTCTCAATCTCGACGAGATGTTTCTGAAACGGTGA
- a CDS encoding DUF1501 domain-containing protein — MDPRDERLLGITRRHFLTSGPVALGGIAWAWLRGREVGADEGVPHPLAPKAPHFRPRARNVIYLHMAGSPPHLDLFDYKPELIKRDGQDCPEEFLKGKRFAFTTGVPKLLGTPHKFARHGRSGAWVSEALPEIAGIVDDLAIVLSMNTDQFNHAPAELLLYTGSPNQGRPSMGSWVTYGLGSENDNLPGFVVLISSGTQPSAGKLNWGSGFLPSVYQGVQCRSVGDPVLYVSDPPGLDRDLRRKSLDALRDLNELQGAELGHPETATRIAQYEMAFRMQATVPEVMDISKEPESVLRAYGARPGAGSFANNCLLARRLVEKGVRFVQLFDWGWDYHGTNAGEALGEGLLRKCATMDRPVAALIRDLKARGLLDETLVVWGGEFGRTPFREGRTSKGALLGRDHYPDCFSIFLAGGGVKRGIVYGETDELGFQVVRDKVHVHDLQATILHLLGLDHEKLTFRFQGRDFRLTDVHGHVVQGLLA; from the coding sequence ATGGATCCTCGCGACGAACGCCTGCTCGGGATCACGCGGCGGCACTTTCTGACGTCGGGGCCGGTGGCGCTGGGAGGGATCGCCTGGGCCTGGCTGAGGGGCCGCGAGGTGGGCGCCGACGAGGGGGTGCCGCATCCCCTGGCTCCCAAGGCGCCGCATTTCCGGCCGCGGGCCCGGAACGTGATCTATCTTCACATGGCCGGGTCTCCGCCCCATCTGGATCTTTTCGACTACAAGCCGGAGCTCATCAAGCGCGACGGCCAGGACTGTCCCGAGGAGTTCCTCAAGGGGAAGCGGTTCGCCTTCACCACCGGGGTTCCGAAGCTGCTCGGGACGCCGCACAAATTCGCGCGGCACGGACGGAGCGGCGCGTGGGTGTCGGAGGCGCTTCCGGAGATCGCCGGGATCGTGGACGATCTGGCGATCGTGCTTTCGATGAACACGGATCAGTTCAACCACGCGCCGGCGGAGCTGCTTCTCTACACGGGGTCGCCGAATCAGGGGCGGCCGTCGATGGGCTCGTGGGTGACGTACGGGCTGGGGAGCGAGAACGACAACCTGCCGGGATTCGTCGTGCTCATTTCGAGCGGCACGCAGCCGAGCGCCGGAAAGCTCAACTGGGGGAGCGGGTTCCTGCCGTCCGTCTACCAGGGAGTGCAGTGCCGCTCGGTGGGGGATCCGGTGCTCTACGTGTCCGACCCGCCGGGGCTGGACCGGGATCTGCGGCGCAAGTCGCTCGACGCCTTGCGGGATCTCAACGAGCTTCAGGGGGCGGAGCTGGGGCATCCGGAGACGGCCACGCGGATCGCGCAGTACGAGATGGCGTTCCGGATGCAGGCGACGGTCCCGGAGGTGATGGATATCTCAAAGGAGCCGGAATCGGTCCTGCGCGCGTACGGCGCCCGGCCCGGGGCCGGGAGTTTCGCCAACAACTGTCTTCTCGCGCGGCGTCTCGTGGAGAAGGGCGTGCGGTTCGTGCAGCTTTTCGACTGGGGGTGGGACTACCACGGAACGAACGCGGGAGAAGCGCTGGGGGAAGGGCTTCTGCGGAAGTGCGCCACGATGGACCGCCCGGTGGCGGCGCTCATCCGGGACCTCAAGGCCCGGGGGCTTCTGGACGAGACGCTGGTCGTCTGGGGCGGCGAGTTCGGACGGACGCCCTTCCGCGAGGGACGCACGTCGAAGGGGGCGCTTCTGGGGCGCGACCACTATCCGGACTGCTTCTCGATCTTCCTGGCGGGCGGAGGGGTGAAGCGCGGCATCGTCTACGGGGAGACGGACGAGCTCGGGTTCCAGGTCGTGCGGGACAAGGTGCACGTGCACGATCTGCAGGCGACGATTCTGCATCTGCTCGGGCTCGACCACGAGAAGCTCACGTTCCGCTTCCAGGGCCGCGATTTCCGCCTGACCGACGTCCACGGCCACGTGGTCCAGGGGCTTTTGGCGTAG